One genomic region from Rhabdothermincola sediminis encodes:
- the dinB gene encoding DNA polymerase IV, translating into MLARREGSMLLDALEALDGRPDVVLVAHAAWRTSTEVAVEVVLRSTGTARTPSRCGGPAAWPARPARRVSTTSSNRRSSRVAGVGSAEHATILHADLDAFYASVEQLLDPRLRGKPIAVGGGVVLAASYEAKAFGVQGGMAAWRARRLCPHLQFVGGRFREYQHLGDRVMRVLGDFTPAVERISIDEAFLDVRGSTRLFGAPVEIARQIRDRVRTEIGLPVSIGVATTKHLAKVASQVAKPDGLVVVEPGQERAFLDPLPVELLWGVGRVTRERLARAGIRTVGELAAMSPAALERLAGLAAGRKLSSLAANADPRRVAPGGRSRSVGAQSALGRREATADLLQAVLGHLADRVATRLRAARRAGRTVTVTVRFPGLRTVSRSATLPAPVSTTLTLTEVAVDLAQLVLDEQPLEREVTLLAISVSNLVDELALQLELPLGLDGGRRPGTPGGSARWAIDRAVDGVRAKFGRRAVGYAGVALADVGGVPEEFRELAEA; encoded by the coding sequence ATGCTCGCCCGTCGCGAAGGCTCCATGCTGCTCGACGCCTTGGAGGCGCTCGATGGCCGGCCTGACGTGGTGCTGGTGGCCCACGCGGCCTGGCGGACCAGCACCGAGGTGGCGGTCGAGGTGGTGTTGCGCAGCACCGGCACTGCTCGGACCCCCAGCCGTTGCGGCGGGCCCGCTGCCTGGCCCGCGAGGCCCGCTCGGAGGGTGTCGACGACCTCATCGAACAGACGTTCGTCTAGAGTGGCGGGTGTGGGCTCCGCTGAGCACGCGACGATCCTGCACGCCGACCTCGACGCGTTCTACGCGTCGGTCGAGCAGCTCCTCGACCCCCGCCTGCGCGGCAAGCCGATCGCCGTGGGAGGCGGGGTGGTGCTGGCGGCGTCCTACGAGGCGAAGGCGTTCGGGGTACAGGGCGGGATGGCGGCCTGGCGGGCCCGGCGGCTGTGCCCCCACCTGCAGTTCGTCGGTGGGCGGTTCCGCGAGTACCAGCACCTCGGCGACCGGGTCATGCGGGTCCTCGGGGACTTCACCCCGGCCGTCGAGCGAATCTCGATCGACGAGGCGTTCCTCGACGTGCGCGGCTCGACGCGCCTGTTCGGCGCGCCAGTGGAGATCGCTCGCCAGATCCGCGACCGGGTCCGCACCGAGATCGGCCTGCCCGTCTCGATCGGGGTGGCGACCACGAAGCACCTGGCCAAGGTGGCCTCGCAGGTGGCCAAGCCGGACGGACTGGTGGTCGTTGAGCCGGGGCAGGAGCGGGCGTTCCTCGATCCGCTCCCCGTCGAGTTGCTCTGGGGTGTCGGGCGCGTGACCCGGGAGCGGCTGGCGAGGGCGGGCATCCGCACCGTAGGGGAGCTGGCCGCGATGTCGCCCGCGGCCCTCGAACGGCTGGCCGGTCTCGCCGCTGGCCGGAAGCTGTCATCGCTCGCAGCCAACGCCGACCCGCGACGGGTGGCGCCGGGTGGGCGGTCGCGATCGGTGGGCGCGCAGTCGGCGCTCGGTCGACGGGAGGCCACTGCCGACCTCCTGCAGGCGGTGCTCGGGCATCTCGCCGACCGGGTCGCCACCCGGCTGCGAGCCGCTCGGCGGGCCGGTCGGACCGTCACCGTGACCGTACGGTTCCCCGGCCTGCGCACCGTCAGCCGTTCGGCCACCCTCCCCGCGCCGGTCTCGACCACCCTGACCCTCACCGAGGTGGCGGTGGACCTGGCGCAGCTCGTGCTCGACGAGCAGCCGCTCGAGCGGGAGGTCACGTTGCTCGCCATCTCCGTCTCGAACCTGGTCGACGAGCTCGCGCTGCAGCTCGAGCTGCCGCTGGGGCTCGACGGAGGCCGCCGCCCGGGCACGCCCGGCGGGTCGGCCCGGTGGGCGATCGATCGAGCCGTGGACGGCGTGCGTGCGAAGTTCGGCCGCCGGGCGGTGGGCTACGCCGGCGTGGCGCTCGCGGACGTCGGCGGTGTGCCCGAGGAGTTCCGGGAGCTGGCCGAGGCCTAG
- a CDS encoding RrF2 family transcriptional regulator, which produces MRLEITRRADLATRALLTLGAARGRLKAAELAARVDASPGFLAQAMTPLVSRGWVRSDPGPTGGYTLVTDLDALSVLEVIEAVEGPTDTAGCVLEDRPCSRGGYCALHVPWSRARTLLLQDLSDTTLAGLAGRGSR; this is translated from the coding sequence ATGCGACTAGAGATCACCCGCCGGGCCGATCTCGCCACCCGCGCCCTGCTGACCCTCGGCGCGGCACGAGGCCGGCTCAAAGCAGCGGAGCTGGCCGCACGGGTGGACGCCTCGCCCGGCTTCCTGGCCCAAGCCATGACGCCCCTGGTGAGCCGGGGTTGGGTCCGCTCCGATCCCGGGCCCACCGGGGGCTACACCCTCGTGACCGATCTCGACGCGCTGTCGGTGCTCGAGGTGATCGAGGCGGTCGAAGGGCCCACCGACACCGCGGGTTGCGTCCTGGAGGATCGCCCGTGCAGCCGGGGTGGATACTGCGCGCTGCACGTACCGTGGTCTCGGGCACGCACCCTCCTGCTGCAGGACCTGTCGGACACCACGCTGGCAGGCCTCGCCGGTCGGGGCTCGCGATGA
- a CDS encoding acyl-CoA thioesterase, translated as MPTEELDDREVRARSPRSEPGRDPRAELAATAAVAGGAAPADPVDRLLELFDLEALGDDRFEVPNPDRGFGERVFGGQVAAQALRAAQLTAPSGHQAHSLHANFLLGGRPGEPIVYEVDRLRDGRSFSTRRVEAHQGDERIFTLVASFHRDEPGAEYQKPMPDVPAPADSPTRMLFIPESERPRLPFELREIGGTEPDEHGWIASTRRAWMRLTRRIDDDPAVHQCVLTFFSDMGAVFMAWAPLPDQPLDRLMGASLDHAVWFHRPIRADDWFLYDGHAVSNAGSRGLMRGTMHGEEGVLGLSVAQEALLRVVR; from the coding sequence ATGCCCACCGAGGAACTGGATGACCGCGAGGTACGAGCGCGATCCCCGCGCTCCGAGCCGGGCCGCGATCCTCGCGCGGAGCTGGCCGCCACCGCGGCGGTCGCCGGCGGGGCGGCACCTGCCGATCCGGTGGATCGCCTCCTGGAGCTGTTCGACCTCGAGGCGCTGGGCGACGACCGGTTCGAGGTGCCCAACCCCGACCGGGGCTTCGGGGAGCGGGTGTTCGGTGGCCAGGTCGCGGCACAGGCCCTGCGGGCCGCGCAGCTCACGGCTCCTTCCGGGCACCAGGCACATTCGCTGCACGCGAACTTCCTGCTCGGCGGGCGCCCCGGCGAGCCCATCGTCTACGAGGTCGACCGCCTCCGCGACGGCCGCTCCTTCAGCACCCGGCGAGTCGAGGCCCACCAGGGTGACGAGCGGATCTTCACCCTCGTCGCATCGTTCCACCGGGACGAGCCGGGTGCGGAGTACCAGAAACCGATGCCCGACGTGCCGGCGCCGGCCGACAGCCCGACCCGAATGCTGTTCATCCCCGAATCGGAGCGACCGCGGCTGCCGTTCGAGCTGCGGGAGATCGGCGGCACCGAGCCCGACGAGCACGGCTGGATCGCATCCACCCGGCGCGCGTGGATGCGCCTCACCCGCCGGATCGACGACGACCCCGCAGTGCACCAGTGCGTGCTCACCTTCTTCTCCGACATGGGGGCGGTGTTCATGGCCTGGGCGCCGCTGCCCGATCAGCCCTTGGATCGCCTCATGGGGGCCAGCCTCGATCATGCCGTGTGGTTCCACCGGCCGATCCGGGCCGACGACTGGTTCCTCTACGACGGTCACGCGGTGTCCAACGCCGGCAGCCGGGGCCTGATGCGGGGCACCATGCACGGCGAGGAGGGCGTGCTGGGTCTCTCCGTCGCCCAGGAAGCCCTGCTCCGGGTCGTGCGCTGA
- a CDS encoding WS/DGAT/MGAT family O-acyltransferase: MERLSMLDAEFLHLEDGVAHMHIAGISVFEGPSPTIDDLLRLLRSKMHLIPRYRQRVRSVPFELGRPVWVDDPHFNLEYHVRATALARPADDEALCRLMGRLMSQPLDRSRPLWESWLVEGLSGERWALISKVHHCLVDGISGVDLLTVLLDIERDAKVPDPQPWTPQPEPPAPALVLDAWAGLARDAAGLAQRAVAAMRDPLAAARSLTRTGAGLAQFGRHLAPTPPLSIEGAIGPHRVWAHAEASMDDVRRIRQVFGGTLNDVVLSAVANGYRELLLVRGDDPDSAVVRSLIPVSVRGEDARGMPDNRVSAVLCELPVHLSEPLERLAAVRDQMTALKHSYMTEAGEAVTTVGELAPPMVVGTVSRWAIRLLHALPQRSINTVTTNVPGPQFPLYCLGREMLEYRPFVPLSHGVRVGTAILSYNGRLSFGVTGDFDTVPEVGILAAGIPSAIDDLLRAAG; encoded by the coding sequence GTGGAGCGGTTGAGCATGCTCGACGCCGAGTTCCTCCACCTGGAGGACGGTGTCGCCCACATGCACATCGCCGGGATCTCGGTCTTCGAGGGGCCGAGCCCGACGATCGACGACCTGCTGCGCCTGCTCCGCTCGAAGATGCACCTCATTCCCCGGTACCGCCAGCGGGTGCGAAGCGTGCCCTTCGAGTTGGGTCGACCCGTCTGGGTCGACGATCCGCACTTCAACCTCGAGTACCACGTGCGGGCCACGGCGTTGGCGCGTCCCGCCGACGACGAGGCGCTGTGCCGGCTCATGGGCCGGCTGATGTCCCAGCCGCTCGATCGCAGCCGGCCGCTGTGGGAGAGCTGGCTGGTGGAGGGGTTGTCCGGTGAGCGCTGGGCGCTGATCTCGAAGGTGCACCACTGCCTGGTGGACGGGATCTCCGGTGTCGACCTGCTCACGGTGCTCCTCGACATCGAGCGCGACGCAAAGGTACCGGACCCGCAACCGTGGACCCCGCAGCCTGAACCGCCCGCCCCCGCGCTGGTGCTCGACGCGTGGGCCGGGCTGGCGCGGGACGCGGCGGGTCTGGCGCAGCGGGCGGTGGCCGCCATGCGGGACCCGCTGGCGGCCGCCCGCTCGCTCACCCGGACCGGTGCCGGTCTCGCCCAGTTCGGGCGGCACCTGGCGCCCACTCCACCGCTGTCGATCGAGGGAGCGATCGGACCCCACCGGGTGTGGGCGCATGCCGAGGCCTCGATGGACGACGTTCGCCGCATCCGTCAGGTGTTCGGAGGAACGCTGAACGACGTGGTGCTGTCGGCAGTGGCCAACGGCTACCGCGAGCTCCTGCTGGTGCGGGGTGACGATCCGGACTCGGCGGTCGTGCGCAGCCTGATCCCCGTGTCGGTGCGGGGCGAGGACGCCCGCGGCATGCCCGACAACCGCGTCTCCGCGGTCCTCTGCGAGCTGCCCGTCCACCTCTCGGAGCCGCTGGAGCGGCTCGCCGCGGTCCGGGACCAGATGACCGCGCTCAAGCACTCGTACATGACCGAGGCCGGCGAGGCGGTGACCACGGTCGGCGAGCTCGCACCGCCCATGGTGGTCGGCACGGTCAGCCGCTGGGCGATCAGACTGCTGCACGCGCTGCCCCAACGCTCCATCAACACCGTCACCACCAACGTCCCCGGGCCGCAGTTCCCCCTGTACTGCCTCGGACGGGAGATGCTCGAGTACCGGCCGTTCGTCCCGCTCAGCCACGGTGTGCGGGTCGGCACCGCGATCCTGTCCTACAACGGGCGGCTGTCGTTCGGGGTCACGGGTGACTTCGACACCGTTCCCGAGGTCGGGATCCTCGCCGCCGGCATCCCCTCGGCGATCGACGACCTCCTACGTGCTGCCGGCTGA
- a CDS encoding alpha/beta hydrolase domain-containing protein — protein MRGTRRGRSLLLVAVVAIAATAGCSSGEGADSDVAGGTGSTTRSTVAGRAPQEITRPAVEGNGVVLPQPATALPEGYLQEEFFVGGTATRFAALDTPDDGSWTVEPAGEAPYRTRVIARRPADPARFSGTVVVEWFNVSAIEAAPDWGYLAGEIGREGHAYVGVSAQAQGVEGGRTILDVQVDEQAAQEVGGAPTSSGLKSTDPQRYGPLAHPGDAFSFDIFSQVGRALQTEPGALLGDLQPTQVLAVGESQSAIFLSTLVNALHPLDPVFDGFLIHSRGANVAPLDGDFLRARSGQDVSAALQQAVRLRTDLDEPVFLFETETDLTLLGYARARQPDTDRIRTWEVAGTAHADAHVLRSIIGGPRDPGVGSLLGCPQLINTGPQHEVVQAALHHLVAWVAGGEPPPAAERIELAPGDEQIARAADGIALGGVRNPLVDVPVATLTGDPPGGATLADLASGSGGVCLLFGQTIPFDRATLVERYGTADRYVEAFRASADRAVAAGFLLRPDADQLIAEADANRVLFG, from the coding sequence ATGCGCGGGACACGTCGGGGGCGTTCGTTACTCCTGGTCGCGGTCGTAGCCATCGCGGCGACCGCAGGCTGCTCGTCCGGTGAAGGCGCAGACTCCGACGTCGCTGGTGGGACGGGTTCCACGACGAGGAGCACCGTCGCCGGTCGAGCGCCGCAGGAGATCACCCGCCCGGCGGTCGAGGGCAACGGCGTGGTGCTCCCGCAACCTGCGACGGCCCTGCCCGAGGGGTACCTCCAGGAGGAGTTCTTCGTCGGCGGCACCGCGACCCGCTTCGCCGCGCTCGACACGCCCGACGATGGCTCCTGGACGGTGGAGCCAGCCGGCGAGGCCCCCTACCGAACCCGGGTGATCGCCCGACGGCCGGCCGACCCGGCGCGCTTCAGCGGCACGGTGGTGGTCGAGTGGTTCAACGTGAGTGCCATCGAGGCCGCACCCGACTGGGGGTACCTAGCCGGGGAGATCGGCCGCGAGGGCCACGCCTACGTCGGGGTCAGCGCTCAAGCGCAGGGCGTCGAAGGTGGCCGGACCATCCTCGACGTGCAGGTCGATGAGCAGGCGGCGCAGGAGGTGGGCGGCGCGCCGACCAGCAGCGGCTTGAAGAGCACCGACCCACAGCGCTACGGCCCGCTCGCCCATCCCGGTGATGCCTTTTCGTTCGACATCTTCAGCCAGGTCGGCCGGGCCCTGCAGACCGAGCCGGGTGCCCTGCTCGGTGACCTCCAACCCACACAGGTGCTCGCGGTCGGCGAGTCACAGTCGGCGATCTTCCTGTCCACGCTGGTCAACGCGCTGCACCCGCTCGACCCGGTGTTCGACGGGTTCCTGATCCACAGCCGGGGGGCCAACGTCGCGCCTCTCGACGGGGACTTCCTACGTGCCCGCTCGGGCCAGGACGTGTCAGCCGCGCTCCAACAGGCGGTCCGCCTGCGCACCGACCTGGACGAGCCGGTCTTCCTCTTCGAGACGGAGACCGACCTCACCCTGCTGGGCTATGCCCGGGCCCGCCAGCCCGACACCGACCGGATCCGGACCTGGGAGGTGGCCGGCACCGCGCACGCGGACGCCCACGTGCTGCGCTCGATCATCGGCGGGCCACGAGATCCCGGTGTTGGTTCTCTCCTCGGCTGCCCCCAGCTCATCAACACCGGCCCGCAGCACGAGGTGGTCCAAGCCGCGCTGCACCACCTGGTGGCCTGGGTCGCCGGGGGTGAACCTCCCCCCGCCGCCGAGCGCATCGAGCTCGCCCCCGGTGACGAGCAGATCGCCCGGGCCGCCGACGGGATCGCCCTCGGCGGGGTGCGAAACCCGCTGGTCGACGTGCCGGTGGCGACCCTTACCGGTGACCCACCCGGTGGTGCGACGCTGGCGGACCTGGCCAGCGGGTCGGGTGGCGTGTGCCTGCTGTTCGGGCAGACGATCCCCTTCGACCGGGCGACGCTCGTCGAGCGGTACGGGACGGCGGACCGCTACGTGGAGGCGTTCCGGGCCTCGGCGGACCGAGCGGTGGCCGCGGGGTTCCTGCTGCGCCCGGACGCCGACCAGTTGATCGCCGAGGCCGACGCGAACCGGGTGCTGTTCGGCTGA
- a CDS encoding group III truncated hemoglobin, which translates to MTSEPTPRDLDIREHVELLVHAFYRDVATDDLLGPIFEGMGVDWPAHIATLTDFWSWQLLGERGYTGNPLRAHEPAHQRFPFTDAHFERWLELFAATVDAHFEGPRAATAKQRAAKMAAALRRFLAGEEAAGHAPVVPFLARRAGGPGPGTERSSAPHPRGFSQPAR; encoded by the coding sequence ATGACCAGCGAGCCCACGCCCCGCGATCTCGACATCCGGGAGCACGTCGAACTGCTGGTGCACGCCTTCTACCGGGACGTGGCGACCGATGACCTGCTCGGACCCATCTTCGAGGGGATGGGCGTGGACTGGCCGGCACACATCGCCACCCTGACCGACTTCTGGTCGTGGCAGCTGCTCGGTGAGCGTGGCTATACGGGAAACCCCCTGCGGGCCCACGAGCCCGCCCACCAGCGGTTCCCGTTCACCGACGCACACTTCGAGCGTTGGCTGGAGCTGTTCGCGGCGACGGTCGACGCACACTTCGAGGGGCCGCGAGCCGCCACCGCCAAGCAACGGGCCGCGAAGATGGCCGCCGCGCTCCGGCGCTTCCTCGCCGGCGAGGAAGCAGCGGGCCACGCTCCCGTGGTGCCGTTCCTGGCCCGGCGGGCGGGAGGTCCGGGACCGGGCACCGAGCGGAGCTCGGCCCCGCACCCCCGGGGTTTCAGCCAGCCGGCTCGGTGA
- the ric gene encoding iron-sulfur cluster repair di-iron protein — MTEDPTLASLVTANPAAARVLERHGLDYCCGGAQRLRDACAARGIDPDQVVAELAAEPAVPAPEWGAMDPAELVDHIVATHHAALDAELPRLQALATKVAGVHGGRHPELVHVAELVEALRADLEPHLAKEEQVLFPMIRELAGATTRPALHCGTLQAPIRVMLAEHDRTGELLAQLRTLTAGFTPPADACASYTALYEGLAALEADVHLHVHKESNVLFPAVLALESDLRR, encoded by the coding sequence ATGACCGAGGATCCGACGCTCGCCTCGCTCGTGACCGCCAACCCTGCTGCCGCCAGGGTGCTGGAGCGACACGGCTTGGACTACTGCTGCGGCGGAGCCCAACGGCTTCGAGACGCCTGCGCCGCTCGGGGCATCGATCCCGACCAGGTGGTGGCCGAGCTCGCCGCCGAGCCGGCCGTTCCGGCACCGGAGTGGGGAGCCATGGACCCCGCGGAGCTGGTCGATCACATCGTGGCCACCCACCACGCGGCCCTCGACGCCGAGCTGCCCCGCCTGCAAGCACTGGCCACCAAGGTCGCCGGTGTCCATGGCGGCCGGCATCCGGAGCTGGTGCACGTGGCGGAGCTGGTCGAGGCGTTGCGGGCCGACCTCGAACCGCACCTGGCGAAAGAGGAACAGGTCCTGTTCCCCATGATCCGCGAGCTCGCCGGAGCCACGACGCGTCCGGCCTTGCACTGCGGCACGCTCCAGGCGCCGATCCGGGTGATGCTGGCGGAGCACGACCGCACGGGCGAGCTGCTCGCGCAGCTGCGGACGCTGACCGCCGGCTTCACGCCGCCCGCGGATGCCTGTGCCAGCTACACCGCGCTGTACGAAGGTCTCGCGGCGCTCGAAGCCGACGTCCACCTGCACGTGCACAAGGAGAGCAACGTGCTGTTCCCCGCGGTCCTGGCCCTCGAGTCAGACCTGAGGAGATGA
- a CDS encoding adenosylcobalamin-dependent ribonucleoside-diphosphate reductase: MEEGLPLSVAAREVLAERYLRRDRTGQVVESPGELFARVAAAIASVESRYGQDPTSWALRFEQLMRDLTFLPNSPTLMNAGTEIGVLSACFVLPIEDSLRSIFGTLADAALIHQAGGGTGFSFSRIRPAGDLVGTTGGRASGPLSFLRLYDTAADVMREGGRRRAANMAVLEVSHPDIEAFVAAKHDLQELHTFNLSVGATDRFMRSVVERERFELVNPRTRRSAGHIDARELFEQICEEAWRSGDPGLVFLDRINRANVLRSVGRIEATNPCGEVPLLPGESCNLGSINLARLVERGCLDRRRLGEVVTTAVRFLDDVIDAATYPTPETEAAAHGSRKIGLGVMGLAELLALRGVAYDSELGIRTAANVIRTIAGHAVRASEQLAEERGPFPLWEVSTLARRGRRPRRNAQLLSIAPTGTISLLAGTTAGIEPVFAVVYSRQLLGAAHLEVNRAFETVVREAGLWSTDLLDQLAATGSVKDIDGLPRAIKRVFRSALEMAPAWHVRMQAAVQRHVDAAVSKTVNLPNDATPRDIGNLYRLAWRSGVKGITVYRDGSRPDQVQRRLAPAGSEAAVAVAPTFSGGCSARECHY; encoded by the coding sequence ATGGAAGAGGGGCTGCCGCTCAGCGTCGCGGCGCGCGAGGTGTTGGCTGAGCGCTACCTGCGCCGTGACCGCACCGGACAGGTGGTGGAGTCGCCGGGTGAGCTCTTCGCCCGGGTCGCGGCGGCGATCGCCTCGGTCGAGTCCCGCTACGGCCAGGATCCGACGTCGTGGGCGCTGCGCTTCGAGCAGCTGATGCGTGATCTCACGTTCCTGCCAAACTCGCCGACGTTGATGAACGCGGGAACCGAGATCGGGGTGCTCTCGGCCTGCTTCGTGCTGCCCATCGAGGACTCGCTGCGGTCGATCTTCGGCACCCTGGCCGACGCGGCGTTGATCCACCAGGCCGGTGGCGGCACGGGCTTCTCCTTCTCCCGCATCCGTCCCGCGGGTGATCTCGTCGGCACCACCGGCGGGCGGGCCAGTGGCCCCCTCTCGTTCCTGCGGCTCTACGACACCGCGGCCGACGTGATGCGCGAAGGTGGCCGGCGGCGGGCCGCCAACATGGCCGTACTGGAGGTCTCCCACCCCGACATCGAGGCCTTCGTGGCGGCCAAGCACGATCTCCAGGAGCTGCACACCTTCAACCTCTCGGTGGGCGCCACCGACCGGTTCATGCGGTCCGTGGTCGAGCGTGAGCGCTTCGAGTTGGTCAACCCGCGCACCCGGCGGTCCGCGGGCCACATCGACGCCCGCGAGCTGTTCGAGCAGATCTGTGAGGAAGCCTGGCGCAGCGGGGACCCCGGCCTCGTGTTCCTCGATCGCATCAACCGGGCGAACGTGCTGCGCAGCGTCGGCCGTATCGAGGCCACCAACCCCTGCGGGGAGGTGCCGCTGCTGCCCGGCGAATCCTGCAACCTGGGCTCGATCAACCTGGCCCGCCTCGTCGAGCGCGGCTGCCTCGACCGGCGGCGCCTGGGGGAGGTGGTCACGACCGCGGTGCGGTTCCTCGACGATGTCATCGACGCCGCCACCTATCCGACCCCCGAGACCGAAGCCGCCGCGCACGGCTCCCGCAAGATCGGGCTCGGCGTGATGGGGTTGGCCGAGCTGCTCGCGCTCCGAGGTGTCGCGTATGACAGCGAGCTGGGGATACGGACGGCCGCCAACGTCATCCGCACGATCGCCGGCCACGCGGTGCGAGCGAGCGAGCAACTCGCCGAGGAGCGCGGACCGTTCCCCCTCTGGGAAGTCAGCACGCTCGCTCGCCGTGGCCGCCGGCCGCGCCGCAACGCGCAGCTGCTGTCGATCGCACCGACCGGGACCATCTCGCTGCTGGCCGGCACCACCGCCGGCATCGAGCCCGTCTTCGCCGTCGTGTACTCCCGGCAGCTGCTCGGCGCTGCCCACCTGGAGGTGAACCGAGCGTTCGAGACCGTCGTGCGCGAGGCCGGGCTGTGGTCCACCGACCTTCTCGACCAGCTCGCCGCCACCGGAAGCGTAAAGGACATCGACGGGCTCCCGCGCGCGATCAAGCGGGTGTTCCGCTCGGCGCTGGAGATGGCCCCCGCCTGGCACGTGCGGATGCAAGCCGCCGTGCAACGCCACGTCGATGCCGCGGTGTCCAAGACCGTCAACCTCCCGAACGACGCCACGCCCCGCGACATCGGGAACCTCTACCGGCTCGCCTGGCGGTCGGGGGTGAAGGGCATCACCGTCTACCGCGACGGCAGCCGGCCGGACCAGGTCCAGCGACGCCTCGCCCCGGCCGGCAGCGAGGCGGCGGTCGCCGTGGCCCCCACCTTCTCGGGGGGATGCTCCGCTCGCGAGTGCCACTACTGA
- a CDS encoding YwiC-like family protein, which yields MKQPGVAVAPRSPSTLRSVAVPNEHGGWGLTGEPVLLGLLIAPSIAGVLLGLAAVGAFLLRQPLRVVLVDHHRGRDLARTQLARTVVLVEGAILVVLAAGATLLAGTRLWWPALAATPLVALELWFDRRSRSHRLAPELAGAVGVSAAAAMIMIAGAHASTEAAAAWLILGARVTTAIPHVRAQIARLHERPTSDRTLVAADLLAVVLAAAATVADRAFAAGAVAVVAVIAVQRFTADQRVAPKVLGIRQSVMGLSVVIATALGFHLA from the coding sequence ATGAAGCAGCCAGGCGTCGCCGTCGCCCCCCGATCTCCGTCGACCCTGCGGTCCGTCGCGGTGCCGAACGAGCACGGCGGCTGGGGCCTCACCGGGGAGCCGGTGCTCCTCGGGCTGCTCATCGCCCCGAGCATCGCCGGTGTGCTGCTCGGCTTGGCCGCCGTGGGTGCCTTCCTCCTGCGCCAACCGTTGCGGGTGGTGCTCGTCGACCACCATCGGGGTCGCGACCTCGCCCGCACCCAGCTCGCCCGCACCGTGGTGCTGGTCGAGGGCGCAATCCTCGTCGTCCTCGCCGCCGGCGCAACCCTCCTCGCCGGCACCCGCCTCTGGTGGCCCGCGCTGGCCGCCACCCCTCTCGTGGCTCTGGAGCTGTGGTTCGACAGGCGGTCGCGCAGCCACCGGCTCGCACCGGAGCTCGCCGGGGCGGTGGGCGTCAGCGCAGCGGCGGCCATGATCATGATCGCGGGCGCCCACGCCTCCACCGAGGCGGCCGCAGCATGGTTGATCCTCGGGGCGCGGGTCACCACCGCGATCCCCCACGTCCGGGCACAGATCGCCCGGCTCCACGAGCGACCGACGTCCGACCGGACGCTCGTGGCCGCTGACCTCCTGGCAGTCGTGCTGGCAGCCGCGGCCACCGTCGCTGATCGGGCCTTCGCCGCCGGTGCGGTCGCGGTCGTGGCGGTGATCGCCGTCCAGCGCTTCACCGCCGACCAGCGCGTCGCCCCCAAGGTGCTCGGCATCCGCCAGTCGGTGATGGGCCTCTCGGTCGTCATCGCCACGGCGCTCGGGTTCCATCTCGCGTGA